The genomic segment TTCGTCAGTGTGCTGACCTGGTAACGGGCCAGGCCCGAGGCTGAAGGTGCCGATTCAGCAGCCCTGGACCAAGGCACGGCTGATGCTGAAGCAAGGAGTGATGAAACAGCTCACGTGGCCGGCAGGTCATGTGACTGGCCGGATGCAAGAGTTGCAGCGCAATGCTTGGAGGTAGCAATGAGTGAGATGCGCCCATACCGGGTCCTAATCGTTGACGACCATGCGGACATGCGCCAGCTGATCGCCTTCACGCTCAAGCGCAGCGAATTGCCGCTAGTCGTAACCATGGCCACCAATGGGATCGAGGCGCTGGTGCGCGCGCAAGCGGACTGCCCGAATATCGTCCTGCTGGATGTGATGATGCCGGGCATGAACGGCTTCGAGGTGTGCGCGCAGCTACGCTCGAACCCGCGCACCGCCTCTGCTTGTATCATCATGCTCACCGCGCTGACCGACGCCGATGCCAGAGAAGAGGGACGGCGCGTGGGTGCGGACTCGTTCATGACCAAGCCCTTCCGCTGGACCGACCTGGTGGCGCGGATCCGCGAGGCAATCGAGCAGTCGGCCGGCGAGATCGTGCTGCCGGACGAGCCTGCGGAGGTGGA from the Deltaproteobacteria bacterium genome contains:
- a CDS encoding response regulator; its protein translation is MSEMRPYRVLIVDDHADMRQLIAFTLKRSELPLVVTMATNGIEALVRAQADCPNIVLLDVMMPGMNGFEVCAQLRSNPRTASACIIMLTALTDADAREEGRRVGADSFMTKPFRWTDLVARIREAIEQSAGEIVLPDEPAEVELVAAR